Within the Candidatus Zixiibacteriota bacterium genome, the region TATCACCTCGTTTGGATGTGGACCGGATTCGTTTATTACTCACTTCTTCCGCAAACAAATGTCGGGTAAACCGTATTTGCAACTGGAACTCGATGAACACTCGGCCGATGCCGGCATGATTACCCGATGTGAAGCGTTCATTGACTCGCTGCGCTTCTATGAATTCACACCGCCGGTGTCATCGTTCAACGTTGCAAAACCTGAATATGGCGCAGGCGAAAAGACAATCTACATTCCGAACATGTGCGACCATGCTTACCCGATTCGGGCGGCTATGGAACGGTGCGGACTCAACGCTGAAGTACTCGATGAACCGGATGAACAGACTGTCGAAATCGGCAAGAAATTCTGTTCCGGCAAGGAGTGCTTCCCCTGTGTCACCACTACCGGTGACATGATCAAAAAACTGAGAGACCCCGAAACCGACCGGAAGAACTCGGTCTTCTTCATGCCGGGCGCCGACGGACCGTGTCGGTTTGGTCTGTACAGCCAGTACCACCGGATCGTGCTCGACGATCTTGGCTACCAAGACGTACCGATCTTCTCCCCCAACTCACGCGACGGCTACGCTCAGTTTGGACTTGAGAACACGCCGTTCAGGAAAATTGCCTGGAGCGGTTCGGTGGTTGTCGATTGTCTGATCAAGATGATGCACCGGACTCGTCCCTATGAAGTGAACTCAGGCGAGACCGAGAAGAAATACTACCACCATATAGGCCGTCTCGACCATGCCATACTCAATGACATCTCTATGGAGACGGTGTTGACCGAAGCTGCGGCTGACTTCTCTGAAATTGAGACCAAGGGTGAACGTCGACCGATCGTGGGTGTCGTTGGTGAGATTTATCTGCGCAACAATCGGTTCTCGAACAACTTCCTGATCGAAAAACTTGAAAAGCTCGGCCTTGAGGTCTGGCTGGCTACTTTCTGTGAGTGGCCTATGTATACTTCGCTTGATTTCCGCCGTGACGCATGGTTGAAACGTGACTACAAAGGGCTGCTCAAGGGTTCTATCCAGGTGCTCATGCAACAACGATCTGAACACCAGATGGTCAACACGGTATCCCGCACTCTGGATATTGGGCACGAGTATTCTACCAGCAAGATTCTGGAACTGGCCTCAGCCTATTTGCCGCGCGACTACAAGGGCGAAGCGCTGCTGTCCATCGGCAAAGCGATTGAGATGGCCCAGCAGGGTGCTGGTGGTGTGGTGAACGCTATGCCGTTTAATTGCATGCCGGGCACGGTGGTCAGTTCTTTGTCCAAGAAAGTCTCCGACGACCACGACGGCATCCCCTGGCTGAACATCAGCTACGAAGGCTTGCGCGACTCCGGCGAAGAGACGCGACTGGAAGCTTTCGCCGAACAGGTCAAATCTTTCTCAGGCGGGTTAGCGAAGAGGGTGAAGAGTAGGGTGTGACCTCTGTCACCTCGATGTGATTTTTGTCACCCCGGCGAAGGCCGGGGTCCATCTTCTCCGGTAGGTCGAAACCCGTGCGGTTTCGATAGGTCTCGAAAGAGCGGGGAGGCGAATGGTTTTTGACTGGTCCAAGACAATTTTCCCACTACTAATCGCAGACTGCGGTGAGAACGGCCAGCCGGTGAACCCAAAGTTCTTGGGAACGTGCTTCTTCACCGTGATGGAGGGTTACCCAATCTTCGTGACGGCCAAACATGTAATAGAGGGATACGAGGACAAGATCGGGGACGGCTCCAAAAACCTGTTCTTCGCAACAAGATATGGTAAGAATGATGCCATAGGGCTGCCAGCGGGATCAGGGGTGGCCTTTCACAACCGGATTGATATCGGGATTCTGATTATCGAACCACGGTCCTTCGCTCGGTACAAAGATGAATTCAGACAGTTGGAGATCAGCTACTCCGAACTGCCGTTGGGCACCGAAGTTTTTACATTCGGCTATCCCGACTCCGCCGAAATCTATGACGAATTCTCCAGGAAGAAGGTCCCAACTATCAACAACTTTTGCTTTAAAGGGTATGTTTCAAACATCGCCGACGAATCCGTTGTTGGGGGGACGAAGCGCACGTACTTCCTGAGCTTTTCGGGCATGCCAGGAATAAGTGGTGCACCTCTTGTGAGCAAAGGAGATGACAAGCTGAATTGCGTAGGGCTCGTGTTCAGTAACAAACTACTTGATGGCAGGTACGAGTTCGGCCTAGCTTGCGACGCCGAACCTCTTCTTGATATGAAGACCATTATTAGTGACTTCAAGAATCAGAAGGCATAGGTCCTGGGTGCCAGTCACAACCCTCGTTTGGGACGGGTCTTTTATCGCGTTCATGGTTCGACTCCGCTCACCATGAGGTGGTTGGATAGGTGCGAACTCGCCATGTCCGTCATGCTGGCGGAGGCCAGCATCCAGGTCTTCGAATTCAGAACTGGATTCCGGCCTTCGCCGGAATGACAAAAATGAACTCTTCCCCTGACACCCGTCGCCCCCACCATGAATGGTGGGCCACCCAGACTAGCCTAGGCCCGCACCGACAATAGAGTACAAAATCCCCTTTTACTCTGAATCATTACTGCATATATTAGCGTCTAAGAATTGACGCCGTCTCACTGAGTCTGAAGACTCAGTGAGCACAAGACAAAAACCCCACAGCCCCGCCTGGGGCGGGGTGGGCCACCGAACGGTGACAATGCGTGGAACCGTGCGGTGAAAACG harbors:
- a CDS encoding serine protease codes for the protein MVFDWSKTIFPLLIADCGENGQPVNPKFLGTCFFTVMEGYPIFVTAKHVIEGYEDKIGDGSKNLFFATRYGKNDAIGLPAGSGVAFHNRIDIGILIIEPRSFARYKDEFRQLEISYSELPLGTEVFTFGYPDSAEIYDEFSRKKVPTINNFCFKGYVSNIADESVVGGTKRTYFLSFSGMPGISGAPLVSKGDDKLNCVGLVFSNKLLDGRYEFGLACDAEPLLDMKTIISDFKNQKA